A region of Pyxidicoccus parkwaysis DNA encodes the following proteins:
- a CDS encoding PAS domain S-box protein, with protein sequence MPSSLEFALGITLVPPDSQAREALAASAARAGLRVVDGLEEASLALVDLTLPGSGPALRALLEAPRGSSLTLVVLVEPGERGFAAAQALKPADILTTPVATHELAWRLQCAAARHLERAEQERSQEDLSLLLELTADYAETSDVEALLHGVTRRLAEKLAIARATLVMLGRNADEGIIVAASDDPTLKDLRIELSRYPEIREVMRTGKPVVMQEASTHPLLGDVERRAVAARGIHAIAALPLPVRGQVRGVLLVRAAGSRRMFTSREIDFLTTVAHATAVALRNASVLQSVRGQTELEKTARLAAEEQAASFKPYQLFFAHVSEGVAILDDKASVLSLNPSGAAMLDIPAVEARGRHLHQITQPVDECVLMELVTTAARGDARSGVDVEVCTAAGRRLTLSMSAAPMRDEDAATILSFRDVTDARKMEYELRQTKDFLERLIDSSVDAIIAADLKGRIILFNKGAEAMCGYTAQEALGGLTVHKLYPPGGAKRIMSMLRSPEHGGKGRLSLTREELMHQSGERVPVNMTASIVYEGGREVFSVGIFTDMRARMQLERKLSDVETRLEESEKSAVIVALAGTAAHELNQPLTSVMGYAELLKRKLKEDDFAWKPVDIIYREAERMAEIVRKIGKITRYETKSYMGAQQILDLDKASSHED encoded by the coding sequence GTGCCGTCCTCGCTGGAATTCGCCCTCGGCATCACCCTGGTGCCACCCGACTCGCAGGCGCGTGAGGCGCTCGCCGCCTCGGCCGCGCGTGCGGGATTGCGGGTGGTGGACGGCCTGGAAGAGGCCTCCCTCGCCCTGGTGGACCTGACTCTTCCCGGCAGTGGGCCCGCGCTTCGGGCCCTGCTCGAGGCCCCCCGCGGCTCCAGCCTCACCCTGGTGGTGCTGGTGGAGCCCGGCGAGCGGGGCTTCGCCGCCGCGCAGGCCCTCAAGCCCGCGGACATCCTCACCACGCCCGTGGCCACGCACGAATTGGCGTGGCGGCTCCAGTGCGCCGCCGCGCGCCACCTGGAGCGCGCGGAGCAGGAGCGCAGCCAGGAGGACCTGTCCCTCCTGCTGGAGCTCACGGCGGACTACGCCGAGACGTCGGACGTGGAGGCGCTGCTCCACGGCGTCACCCGCCGGCTGGCGGAGAAGCTGGCCATCGCCCGCGCCACGCTGGTGATGCTCGGCCGCAACGCCGACGAGGGCATCATCGTCGCCGCCAGCGACGACCCGACCCTCAAGGATTTGCGCATCGAGCTGTCTCGCTATCCCGAGATTCGCGAGGTGATGCGCACCGGCAAGCCGGTGGTGATGCAGGAGGCCTCCACGCACCCGCTGCTGGGCGACGTGGAGCGCCGGGCGGTGGCCGCGCGAGGCATCCACGCCATCGCCGCGCTGCCGCTGCCGGTGCGCGGCCAGGTGCGCGGCGTGCTGCTGGTGCGCGCGGCGGGCTCGCGGCGGATGTTCACGTCGCGGGAAATCGACTTCCTCACCACCGTGGCGCACGCGACGGCGGTGGCGCTGCGCAATGCGTCCGTCCTCCAGTCCGTGCGCGGGCAGACGGAGTTGGAGAAGACGGCGCGCCTCGCGGCCGAGGAGCAGGCGGCGTCCTTCAAGCCGTACCAGCTCTTCTTCGCGCACGTCAGTGAAGGCGTGGCCATCCTCGACGACAAGGCGAGCGTGTTGTCGCTCAACCCGTCGGGCGCGGCCATGCTGGACATCCCCGCGGTGGAGGCGCGCGGTCGTCATCTGCACCAGATTACGCAGCCGGTGGACGAGTGCGTGCTGATGGAGCTGGTGACGACGGCCGCTCGCGGCGACGCACGCTCCGGCGTGGACGTGGAGGTGTGCACCGCGGCGGGCCGGCGCCTGACGCTGTCCATGTCCGCCGCGCCCATGCGCGACGAGGACGCGGCCACCATCCTCTCCTTCCGGGACGTCACCGACGCGCGCAAGATGGAGTACGAGCTGCGCCAGACGAAGGACTTCCTGGAGCGGCTCATCGACTCGTCGGTGGACGCCATCATCGCGGCGGACCTGAAGGGGCGCATCATCCTCTTCAACAAGGGCGCGGAGGCCATGTGCGGCTACACCGCGCAGGAGGCGCTCGGCGGCCTCACCGTCCACAAGCTCTATCCGCCTGGCGGCGCCAAGCGCATCATGTCCATGCTCCGCAGCCCGGAGCACGGAGGCAAGGGGCGGCTGTCCCTCACGCGCGAGGAGCTGATGCACCAGTCCGGCGAGCGCGTGCCGGTGAACATGACGGCCTCCATCGTCTACGAGGGCGGCCGTGAGGTGTTCAGCGTGGGCATCTTCACGGACATGCGCGCGCGCATGCAGCTGGAGCGCAAGCTGTCGGACGTGGAGACGCGGCTGGAGGAGAGCGAGAAGAGCGCCGTCATCGTCGCGCTCGCCGGCACCGCCGCGCACGAGCTGAACCAGCCGCTCACGTCCGTGATGGGCTACGCGGAGCTGCTCAAGCGCAAGCTGAAGGAGGACGACTTCGCCTGGAAGCCGGTGGACATCATCTACCGCGAGGCGGAGCGCATGGCGGAAATCGTGCGGAAGATTGGCAAAATCACCCGCTACGAGACGAAGTCGTACATGGGCGCGCAGCAGATTCTCGACCTGGACAAGGCAAGCTCCCATGAAGACTGA
- a CDS encoding ATP-binding protein → MKTEPRVVRIPGPAAESFQAFFEALDAPAAVCDPALRLVAVNDAFRRFCDEHHVTVDDVTRALADACVPADGATCDVELQAGLAGVVMTLSRRGDVVAVRARNEPELARNRLVVAEKALLEQARTESVLLDLGRSVAESGGEEELVAAVARGVKELFPGRSFCIRITDARTGGLTSLYAEGRLKEGAHEPLALLQRAVDKTNLSPASLPQGRVAVLSEVPLLFQGSTRGVSAPLVASGQLFGAINMEYPEGFDADMQHDERVLLQLANQVAVAVKNAKLIDELTFVRKYLEDLLEKANALILVASRDKQVVVFNQALSALTGFRKEDVLGKDLFWLVPESEHLRVTQVIAAAMRGESVNSFETRLLSRDGGEVRVSFATSSMLTQHGEVEGVIAIGQDITVVKELEKRIIHAEKLASIGQLAASVVHEINNPMTAVATYADALLQRSRLTPGANPADQEKLKKILESSHRILRFTRDLVSYARPAQDKPEKVQLNSVVDMAVGFCEHVVAQARVSVHRDYSELPPLSAVRANLVQVFVNLITNACHAMQPGGSVYLATGRDGQDAVVTVRDTGTGIESKHLQRIFEPFFTTKPEGKGTGLGLSICQGIVENHGGRLTVESSVGSGTTFTVRLPLSVG, encoded by the coding sequence ATGAAGACTGAGCCTCGCGTCGTGCGCATTCCCGGCCCCGCGGCCGAGTCCTTCCAGGCCTTCTTCGAGGCGCTCGACGCGCCCGCGGCCGTGTGTGACCCGGCCCTGCGGCTGGTGGCCGTCAACGACGCCTTCCGCCGCTTCTGTGACGAGCACCACGTCACGGTGGACGACGTGACGCGCGCGCTGGCGGACGCCTGCGTGCCCGCCGATGGCGCCACCTGCGACGTGGAGCTGCAGGCCGGGCTGGCGGGCGTGGTGATGACGCTGTCGCGCCGGGGCGACGTGGTGGCGGTGCGCGCGCGCAACGAGCCGGAGCTGGCGCGCAACCGGCTGGTGGTGGCGGAGAAGGCCCTGCTGGAGCAGGCGCGCACGGAGAGCGTGCTGCTGGATTTGGGCCGCAGCGTGGCCGAGTCCGGCGGCGAAGAGGAGCTGGTCGCGGCGGTGGCGCGCGGGGTGAAGGAGCTGTTCCCCGGCCGCTCCTTCTGCATCCGGATTACGGATGCTCGCACCGGTGGCCTGACGTCGCTCTACGCGGAAGGACGGCTGAAGGAGGGCGCGCACGAGCCGCTGGCGCTGCTTCAGCGCGCGGTGGACAAGACGAACCTGTCGCCCGCGTCGCTGCCCCAGGGCCGCGTGGCGGTGCTGTCCGAGGTGCCGCTCCTGTTCCAGGGCAGCACCCGGGGCGTGAGCGCGCCGCTGGTGGCGAGCGGGCAGCTCTTCGGCGCCATCAACATGGAGTACCCGGAGGGCTTCGACGCGGACATGCAGCACGATGAGCGCGTCCTCCTCCAACTCGCCAACCAGGTGGCGGTGGCGGTGAAGAACGCGAAGCTCATCGACGAGCTGACGTTCGTCCGCAAGTACCTGGAGGACCTGCTGGAGAAGGCCAACGCGCTCATCCTGGTGGCCAGCCGGGACAAGCAGGTGGTGGTCTTCAATCAGGCGCTCAGCGCGCTCACCGGCTTCCGCAAGGAGGACGTGCTGGGCAAGGACCTCTTCTGGCTGGTGCCGGAGAGCGAGCACCTGCGGGTGACGCAGGTGATTGCCGCCGCCATGCGCGGAGAGTCGGTGAACAGCTTCGAGACGCGCCTGCTGTCCCGCGACGGCGGCGAGGTGCGCGTGTCCTTCGCCACGTCCTCCATGCTCACGCAGCACGGTGAAGTCGAAGGCGTCATCGCCATCGGCCAGGACATCACCGTGGTGAAGGAATTGGAGAAGCGCATCATCCACGCGGAGAAGCTGGCCTCCATCGGCCAGCTCGCGGCCAGCGTGGTGCACGAAATCAACAACCCGATGACGGCTGTGGCCACGTACGCAGACGCGCTGCTCCAGCGCTCGCGGCTGACGCCGGGCGCGAATCCGGCGGACCAGGAGAAGCTGAAGAAGATTCTGGAGAGCAGCCACCGCATCCTCCGCTTCACGCGGGATTTGGTGAGCTACGCGCGGCCGGCGCAGGACAAGCCGGAGAAGGTGCAGCTCAACTCGGTGGTCGACATGGCGGTGGGCTTCTGCGAGCACGTGGTGGCGCAGGCGCGCGTCAGCGTGCACCGCGACTACTCGGAGCTGCCGCCGCTGTCCGCCGTGCGCGCCAACCTGGTGCAGGTGTTCGTCAACCTCATCACCAACGCGTGCCATGCGATGCAGCCGGGTGGCTCGGTGTACCTGGCCACGGGCCGCGACGGACAGGACGCGGTGGTGACGGTGCGTGACACGGGCACGGGCATCGAGTCCAAGCACCTGCAGCGCATCTTCGAGCCGTTCTTCACCACCAAGCCGGAGGGGAAGGGCACCGGTCTGGGGCTGTCCATCTGCCAGGGAATCGTCGAGAACCACGGTGGCCGGCTCACGGTGGAGAGCTCCGTGGGCTCGGGCACCACGTTCACCGTGCGGCTGCCTCTGTCGGTGGGGTGA
- a CDS encoding right-handed parallel beta-helix repeat-containing protein, with protein MRQRFPLIPALCSAVLLSSLACNGKGELAQDTGADEAPSAETPPVVQPNPGTSGGGQTPTTPENPDTGTGPLPVPELPSNPTPTPTPTPTPTPTPTPTPTPTPTPTPTPTPTPTFTRILWVATSGSDTASGTQGAPLRTVTKALSLLKPGEAVYLKSGTYAERLKLEEKGGSEASPLTLMAAPGATVTLKPSGSASALVDVRGAYWDIEDLTLDLAGDASFAVLYRGVGSHHGVLRGCTVKNGTAGAGVNVGEKASDVLIENNVISNFSRGTDDSHGVILQTTSRNVVVRGNDIHHNSGDGVQCIGSEGGATIEGTPFDNLLVEDNELHENRENGADIKTCTNVILRGNVIWGHKTSTTSRGEGVVVHLSAKNVTLEDNVFYSNGRAISIGGNRVNDPPTNITIRRNLIRDALGGSEEGSGIRVDTSVNVKVQQNTVWNAPGPCLIFGHGDTGPSATLDVRNNVFAGCGIAARGGPDRTNTVVDSNLYFRSSGSAVFRLNGVDMDFTDWKAGSGLDRRSLEKAPAFLNIDTGDFRLAATSPARNVGASLGLTYCGAAPDLGAFESDCP; from the coding sequence CTCTGCTCCGCTGTCCTGCTCTCCTCCCTTGCATGTAATGGCAAGGGAGAGCTCGCCCAGGACACTGGCGCGGATGAGGCCCCCTCGGCGGAGACGCCGCCTGTCGTCCAGCCCAACCCAGGCACCTCCGGCGGAGGCCAGACGCCCACCACGCCCGAGAACCCCGACACCGGCACCGGCCCGCTTCCCGTGCCCGAGTTGCCCTCCAACCCCACGCCGACGCCGACGCCAACCCCCACGCCGACGCCGACTCCGACGCCGACTCCCACGCCGACTCCGACTCCCACGCCGACGCCCACTCCCACGCCGACGTTCACCCGCATCCTCTGGGTGGCCACCAGCGGCAGCGACACCGCGTCCGGCACGCAGGGCGCGCCGCTGCGCACGGTGACGAAGGCGCTGTCGCTGCTCAAGCCGGGCGAGGCCGTGTACCTCAAGTCCGGTACCTACGCGGAGCGCCTCAAGCTGGAGGAGAAGGGCGGCTCCGAGGCCTCGCCGCTCACCCTCATGGCCGCGCCCGGCGCCACGGTGACGCTGAAGCCCTCGGGCAGCGCGTCCGCGCTGGTGGATGTGCGCGGCGCGTACTGGGACATCGAGGACCTGACGCTCGACCTGGCGGGCGATGCCTCCTTCGCCGTGCTCTACCGGGGCGTGGGCTCGCACCACGGCGTGCTGCGCGGCTGCACGGTGAAGAACGGCACCGCGGGTGCGGGCGTCAACGTGGGCGAGAAGGCCTCCGACGTCCTCATCGAGAACAACGTCATCTCCAACTTCAGCCGCGGCACCGACGACAGTCACGGCGTCATCCTGCAGACCACGTCCAGGAACGTCGTGGTGCGCGGCAATGACATCCACCACAACTCCGGGGACGGCGTGCAGTGCATCGGCTCCGAGGGCGGCGCCACCATCGAGGGCACGCCCTTCGACAACCTCCTGGTGGAGGACAACGAGCTGCACGAGAACCGCGAGAATGGCGCGGACATCAAGACGTGCACCAACGTCATCCTGCGCGGCAACGTCATCTGGGGCCACAAGACGTCCACCACCTCGCGCGGCGAGGGCGTGGTGGTGCACCTGTCCGCGAAGAACGTCACGCTGGAGGACAACGTCTTCTACAGCAACGGCCGCGCCATCAGCATCGGCGGCAACCGCGTGAATGACCCGCCCACCAACATCACCATCCGCCGCAACCTCATTCGCGACGCGCTCGGTGGCAGCGAGGAGGGCAGCGGCATCCGTGTGGACACCTCCGTCAACGTGAAGGTGCAGCAGAACACCGTGTGGAACGCGCCGGGCCCGTGCCTCATCTTCGGCCACGGCGACACCGGGCCCAGCGCCACCCTCGACGTGCGCAACAACGTCTTCGCCGGCTGCGGCATCGCCGCGCGCGGCGGGCCGGACCGCACCAACACCGTGGTGGACTCCAACCTCTACTTCCGCTCCTCGGGCTCGGCCGTCTTCCGCCTCAATGGCGTGGACATGGACTTCACGGACTGGAAGGCGGGCAGCGGCCTGGACCGTCGCTCGCTGGAGAAGGCGCCGGCCTTCCTCAACATCGACACCGGGGACTTCCGCCTCGCGGCCACCTCGCCGGCCCGCAACGTGGGGGCCTCGCTGGGGCTGACGTACTGCGGAGCCGCCCCCGACCTGGGGGCATTCGAGTCGGACTGCCCCTGA